In Ovis canadensis isolate MfBH-ARS-UI-01 breed Bighorn chromosome 11, ARS-UI_OviCan_v2, whole genome shotgun sequence, the DNA window AGGCGGGGGCGCGTGTGTCGGGGGCGGGAGCCGGGGTCTGTGCAGACCTCTTTTGTGGTCGCTGCTCGTACTCAGCAGCCCCCTGCTTGCTGGTGCGCGCGGACCAGGGCCAGGCGGGACGCCTCCTCCCCTGGGAGGTGAGGTCCCTGCGCCCCACCCTGCTTGCCGGGCCTCGCCTGGCCCAGATTGCAGGCCCTGCGGAAGTGCGGGCCTCGCCATCGCACTTAAATGATTTTGTCGCCTGCGGCCGCGCTTGAGTGACGTTAAGGCGTGAGCCTTCTAGAggaattccagaggaagctgcagGGAAGCTTGGAAAAAACGAGCCGGCCCCACCCTGCCTGTGGCGGCCGGGCGGTTCCGGGTCCCCAGCGGCCCTTTGTAAGATCGGGTCCTCACGCACGTCCCGGCATTGGCTGTCTTTACTGGCAACCGGTGGCCCTGACCCACCTCCCACACCGCCGGGTCTAGTCTGAGTCGGTTTCAGGTACTCCTCAGGGATTCTGCGGGGTGCGACGGTCATCCTTAGCGAAGGAAGTCCTATGGCTGCCCCATCACTTCTCGCTTTGACAGCATTGCTCTGGGCTCTTCTGGGGCCCGGGCGGAAGGAGGATCTTGAGACTACCCATCACATGGCTGCAGCAGTTCTCAAATTCTAGGTCACAGACCCTCACAATTAGAGATTGGTTTGTCGGACAGGTAGGGTCTTTTAGGCCATTTCAGGACTTACCTGTGGGACTTAGGCTAGCCCCGTCATCTGAGCTCTAGGGGAGACCTGTGTTTGGACTGGAGGGAGACATGACTGACCCATGTCCTGCACAAAGGCCTTGGTTTGTAGCTGGGGCATTTTTGAAGGAACAGGCTGGTCAGAGAGAACCCAGCAAGAGGGTTTCCTTGAGGAGAGGGCCTAGGCAGCTCAGAACAAGAAGCAGCACTTGGTCCTGGTGCTTCCTGGTTGGACCCAGGtgctgctgcttcctgggcagcagGGAAGCTGTGCCTGCTTTCCTTTCATTTAGCTCTGGATGCTGGGGTGAGGTCCTGTGAGGTGGGCAGGGCGAGGAGGTGAGTGGCCCCTTTGGGCTTCAGGAGCCTGTGTCTGGGCCTTTCATGAAGTTCTGGCTGTCACTGCCTTCCTGTTAGAGAACGTGCACCTCCCCTTGGACCCAGGTTGGGGGCTTGGCCACTTGCAGAGAGCCAGTGCAGACCACCTGCAGGTCCTGCAGAAGGGCAGGTGGGGACACACTGTGGGTCCCTCCAGGCTGCCGCAGCCCCTGCTACTCTGGTCACAGGTGTCTCACATCCAGCTAGAGGTGAGTATGGCTGAGCAGGAGCCCACAGCCGAGCAGTTGGCACAGATTGCGGCAGAGAACGAGGAGGACGAGCACTCGGTCAACTATAAGCCCCCGGCCCAGAAGAGCATCCAGGAGATCCAGGAGCTGGACAAGGACGACGAGAGTCTGCGCAAATACAAGGAGGCCCTCCTGGGCCGCGTGGCTGTGTCTGCCGGTAAGTGGGCCCCGGTGGGGTGTGTGGACACCTGTCGCTTTTCTGGGTGTCCGCCACTATTTCCCCTGCTGGCGGAGCTCTAACTTGCTGTCACTCTGCAGACCCCAATGTCCCCAATGTTGTGGTGACCCGACTGACCCTGGTGTGTAGCACTGCCCCGGGCCCCCTGGAGCTGGACCTGACAGGTGAGTGGCATTTCCAGGTTCCTCGCTGGGGCTGCCTGGCACCCTGCTAATTCCCCTAAAAATAATTTGTTGAGGTGCTGGCGCCCTCTTGTGGGGAGCCTAGGAAGTGCAACCAAGTGATTTTAATAAGGCTCTGGCTTTGGTGTGGCCTGGGATTggagggtggggtgtgtgtgggtgtctggGGTGTGGCCTGGGATgtcaaggggtgtgtgtgtgtgggtgtgggggtgtgggtgtgtgtgtttggtgtggCCTGGGATgccgggggtgtgtgtgtgtagaggggcAGACGGGGCACCCCACCAGGGCCGGAGTGGCTTCCCCTACCTGAACCTCCTAGTGTGGCGTTCCTCTCAAACGCAGGTGATCTGGAGAGCTTCAAGAAGCAGTCTTTTGTGCTGAAGGAGGGTGTGGAATATCGGATAAAAATCTCCTTCCGGGTAAGGAGGAGGCTTGGGGAGATGCTGGGGGCTCGGACTGGAGAGTCTGGCTGAGCCCCGCTTGTGTGCCTCCTTGCAGGTGAACCGAGAGATTGTGTCCGGCATGAAGTACATCCAGCACACGTACAGGAAAGGCGTGAAGAGTGAGTGCGGGGGCACCAGGAGGGAGGTGGCCACCGGGGGCTCAAGGGGCGCCGGGAGGGAGCGGGGAAAGGCCCGCCTCAGCTCCCTGACGGACGCCCTCCCCGTGCCCCGCAGTTGACAAGACTGACTACATGGTGGGGAGCTATGGGCCCCGGGCGGAGGAGTATGAGTTCCTGACGCCCATGGAGGAGGCGCCCAAGGGCATGCTGGCTCGAGGCAGCTACAACATCAAGTCCCGCTTCACAGACGACGACAGGACTGACCACCTGTCCTGGGAATGGAACCTCACCATCAAGAAGGAGTGGAAGGACTGAGCCGGGAGGCGGGCAGGGCGGGCGGACGGAAGGACGGACgcgccccaccccaccaccccatcccCCCGACCCCAGACCAAAGTGCTGACAGGGCCCGCCCACACTGCCGCCACTGCCCCTGGGCTGCCTCCTGGCTGGCCTGTCCCTCCTCCGCCCTTCCAGCCCGCTGGCCCCAGCCTCCTCGGTGGTCTAGTGTTGCTGCTTCCgcctgtgctgtggggagggaggcctcGACCTCCCCTTCTGTATCCCTCAAGATTCCCCCACTGTCCTGACCCGACCTGAGTCCTTGGCATAGGAGTCAGGCATCGCAGTGGGGCTCAGGGTGCTCAGGTCCCCTGGGCCTTCTCTGTTATGTTACCTGGACTCCTGTCGCCCCCTTCCTGGTAGGGGTGGGGTGTACCGCGTAGGGCCTCGTGGGGCCGGTTGTCCTCAAGCTTTCACTTCTCCCCGGTCAGTCCATCCATCACTGTCAGTAACGGTCTAACCATGATGCCTTAACATGTGGAACGTGTGCTGTGGGGGCGTCACTAACCTCTAACCCTGTGTCTGCATGAGCATGTGGTGTCTCCCCCTCAATCCCTACCCCGTCTGTGATCCCTGTGGCCCGGGAAGGCTTCTGGGATGTGCTGGTCCCTAGTCTGCCCTGGCCTGTCCAGGCCCGCGGGGACAGCTCCAGGGGCTTGGGAAAAGCCAAATTGCCAAAACTCAAAAGTGGCCTCCAGTCCCACCTGGGAGGCTCGGTGTCTTCACGCCTCTGCCTTCTTTGTCCCAGTGGGCAGTGCCTAGAGCCCACGGCCCCAAGAGAGAGCCCTCGGCAGACAAAGCCAGTGGCCGAGCCTTACTTGTCCCTCCTGGCCTGCCGGCCTGGAGTTGTGTGCCTGGCCCGTCAGTATTTATTGCCTCCATATGTGCCGTCCTCTGGGCCCGCTGGCCTGCCCCTCTGCCCCCGGGCTCGGTGCCACCATCCCCAGCAGGCCCTCCCTGGACCCAGCCAGGACAACCGTGGGACCAAGCTTGCACCGCTGGAGCCgtcccctctgcccccaccccacccgaccCCACCCTCCCCGGTCAGGCCCGGGCCTAGAATGCACAGGAGCCTGTCCCTGCTTCTCCTTTTCTGACCGGGAAATAAACTTCCCCCTAAGGAGCCAGGGTGTCTGCTGCTCATCTGGTGGGGAAGGGGAAATGGGGACCCTGTTGCTCTGCTTCCCCGGGGCACTGCAGGAGGGCCAGGGGCTAGGCGCAGTCACCACTGTCTGAGGCTGGTGAAGGAGAAGGTTTACAGCCCTTACTCAGAcgcatcagcccaccaggctagtgCTGTCCTTTTGGCTGGGTGGGTTCTGCCGGGGAAAGGGGGCGGGGACAGTTGGGTCCAGTGGGGCATCCGGTGTCCAGGTGACTCCTGCACACCGCTTGTGGGCCCTGTCTGAGCCTCTGGGAGGGAATGGTTCCAACCTCAAAAAAGGGGAACCATGCGGAAGACTTGGGAACAAATAGAATGACTGGgtcccaaggaaaccagaacaggAACTCAGCTGAATGGGAGGGTGGAGAAGTTGGCAGCAGGGCCAGTGGAGAGGGTGGTGTGGAAGACCAGAGGTCCAAAGGTGGGATTGCTGAGGTGGGGTGGATGGGGGGAGATGGGGACCCTTGCTGCATGGAGGTGCAGAAGAGCGCCTGGGGAGCCCTGAAGGACCGACTACCACCACTGCCAGTCCCGCTATTTGGCAGGGTCTCTCCAGGACCTTGGGGTGGCAGGGATGGTGCTACCTCAGCATCACCCCCAAGGGCACCCAGGAACTGAGAGACCCCTTACCGActgaagaaggagaaggcaaATAGGAAACCCCAGTTCCATCCAGATAGAAGGTTGAGTCCAGAAACCCCGTTTCAGGGCTCAGTGGCAAAACTTTTAGGGTGAAATCTCCCTTTGTGCTCAGCTGGTGAGAAGACTGTGCCACACCTAGGCTGCTGCTGTGTGCCCGCCCTGGCCACGCCTCCCAGAGGCTGCAACTTTTCCCAGTTCTTAGCAGCAGGGTGAGCCCTTGAAGGATTTATTGCCAGCTGAAGCAGACCAGGAAGTACCCTTTCACTCCCACCCCCCCGGCCAGTGACCACA includes these proteins:
- the ARHGDIA gene encoding rho GDP-dissociation inhibitor 1 isoform X1 — encoded protein: MPRSGFSWRSARPSHFPALQLAGRLLRIPGTKKSLWQRAQEPQPDKSPLPRCPNGRAHEAGPQDGGGALPAAPRTCAIRGPPGASGSRVTPEVAGRARAGGAATFVILCGRERESGADDPPVSHIQLEVSMAEQEPTAEQLAQIAAENEEDEHSVNYKPPAQKSIQEIQELDKDDESLRKYKEALLGRVAVSADPNVPNVVVTRLTLVCSTAPGPLELDLTGDLESFKKQSFVLKEGVEYRIKISFRVNREIVSGMKYIQHTYRKGVKIDKTDYMVGSYGPRAEEYEFLTPMEEAPKGMLARGSYNIKSRFTDDDRTDHLSWEWNLTIKKEWKD
- the ARHGDIA gene encoding rho GDP-dissociation inhibitor 1 isoform X2, which produces MAEQEPTAEQLAQIAAENEEDEHSVNYKPPAQKSIQEIQELDKDDESLRKYKEALLGRVAVSADPNVPNVVVTRLTLVCSTAPGPLELDLTGDLESFKKQSFVLKEGVEYRIKISFRVNREIVSGMKYIQHTYRKGVKIDKTDYMVGSYGPRAEEYEFLTPMEEAPKGMLARGSYNIKSRFTDDDRTDHLSWEWNLTIKKEWKD